In one window of Gossypium hirsutum isolate 1008001.06 chromosome A01, Gossypium_hirsutum_v2.1, whole genome shotgun sequence DNA:
- the LOC107893728 gene encoding uncharacterized protein — MGKTLETLEPGQPICHHNLLHRCRHTSTPPSAKLLSPAFQRESMSRSVHRFGHKKPPKVRINKCSFTSPCLSYKCISNILDQIENILTKRLLQHNEASSGGTFTCNEAQTRCRVSQDHTK; from the exons atggGGAAAACCTTAGAGACGCTAGAACCAGGCCAACCTATCTGCCATCACAATCTTCTTCATCGATGCAGGCACACCAGTACCCCACCCTCCGCAAAACTGCTTTCTCCGGCCTTCCAGCGCGAGAGTATGAGCCGCTCCGTTCATCGATTTGGGCACAAAAAG CCTCCGAAAGTCCGCATAAATAAGTGCTCTTTCACAAGCCCGTGCCTCAGCTACAAATGCATCAGCAACATCCTCGACCAGATAG AAAACATTCTAACAAAACGCCTCTTACAGCACAACGAAGCTTCTAGTGGTGGAACCTTTACTTGTAATGAAGCCCAAACACGCTGTAGAGTATCACAAGACCATACCAAATGA